The Pelodiscus sinensis isolate JC-2024 chromosome 24, ASM4963464v1, whole genome shotgun sequence genomic interval GATTAGCTCGTTGTCCTGGCCCTCAATGGCACAGCAGAAGTACAGGCTGGCATACCTGCAGGCAAAGGGCAGAGCGCTCAGTGAGGGTGGGAATAGGCCACAGACTGGGCTGGGATCTCATCCAGTACAGGCCTGACAGTGACCATAGGAGAGTATGGAATCTCTCCAAGTTTCCATTCCCACGGCCACACAGGATGGGCAGGGTCAGAAATGCCGGGCCCTTCCCATCATGCCCCTGTGCCTCCTGGGCCCAGAGCAATGCAGTGGTCTCCCCACCCCATGGTTCATTAGCCCTCTGGTTCCTTTGCTCCGGCCCCCAGCATGAGAGGTGGCAGGTGTTGACAGTGCCTTGTGACAGGGACTAGCTGGCTCAGcgaggcagggaatggggcataCTGTACCTGTCCCCTCTAGAGGGAGTGGGGAAAGTTTCCTTCTCCCCTATAGTGAGTGGCAGGGGAGGAACTGTGTGAAGGCgatgggggaggggtttgtgTGCGTGAAGGGGAGCTCTCTGCTTTGGCTGCCCCATGGCTGGGGCCCTCAGGGCTAGGCCAGCTGTTATTGGGCTCCTGGTGCACCCTGAAGGCCACTTGGGCCTTCAGGGTGCACCTGAAGAACTCTGAGAGTGACTGGGGGGGCACCTGAACACACATTTCAGGGGCCAgcaaagggtgggtgggggggtttCTTTCTAAGCTCCCCACTCCTTTAGGGCACTTGGTTTGTTTGTTGGATGGGGCTATGGGCTGTCCTGGGCTGCCTCTGCTTCATGTCCCCCTCCCTTAactcactggggggaggggcatggagaGGCAGCTGCCAGGGCTGACTCATTGCAGGAGCCTCACCTGAGCGCAGGGTGGGGCTGCCGCAGTTCCCAGCCCAATCGAGCCTTGGCCCAGGGGAGAGGCTGCTACAGGCATGgaaaggaggaagcagggctggctgggatccAGGGGACACAACAGCAGCAGAGGATGTAGGCAgtggggaaggtgggaagagctgctggggagggcggcttcttggagagggaggagggctcACCTTTTGTAGACCACCTTGAGGTCCCGCCACTCAAGGAAGCTGCACATCTTGGGCTTGCGGGCCAGCACCACCTGCATGAGCTCCCGCACCATCTTCTTCTTCTCCTTATCTGAGGTGGCCAGATACCACTTCTGCAGCCGCAGTTTCCCCTGCCGGCTGAATAGCAGCATGAACCGCATCTGCCATGGGAGGGACTGGCTCAGTGAAGGGTTTGAACCCATCCCTGGCCTGTGCCCCTACTTTCCCCACTGTGCCACAAGCAGCTGAACAGCCAGAGTCAGGGGCAGCAAGGGCCAGAGACTCGTAAGTGACAGCTGGTGCCACTGGAAGCCCCTAATCCAAGCAGAGGGGtgtgcctgggagcagagctccCCATGGGGCCCATCCCCTAACCCCAAGCCACTCCTTCCCAcccaggctgcagcaccagcagggCATGGCCGTGGCATACGTGCCCAGACAGACACGGGCTGGGGCTACCCAGTATAACAGCAGTGAGCCCAGGTCTGGGATAGGTGGAGACAGGGAACACAGGGAATTTGGGTGAGGGGTAACTAGGAAGCTTGAGAGTGGGGCCTGGGAGTAAgggctcctgggctctgtccctttCAGACCCTAGCACTGTCTGTCCCAAATGGGGGTGAGAGCCACTTTTGGGGGTCACCCTGATGGACCAGatgtcccttccccccatgcAGTCAGATCCCATGGGATTCCCCAAACCAGGCTCACTGCCCCTGCAAGGTGTGAGCACCTACCCTGCCTACAGGTACATGGCCTGACCCCTGCTAATTACACTAATGACAACTGGCACAGCCTGAGCCCCAGAGGAGTTAACAAGGAGGCATGGAGCACAGCAGGCCTAGGATCCAGTGCCAGCATAGGGAGCTGGAAGAAGATGCCAGTGTTTGAGCTGGACCTGACCTGTCCTGGTCACCACTGTTAGTCATGCAACTCGCTGAAACAAACCTGCTAGGCCTGTTTTCTGGGGCAGgctccccaccccagtgaccctatgcagcccacttctccagatcaCAATGGCTCCTGCTTTTAAATGGGCTCTGACCCTGAAACCCTGCCAATGAGTGCAAGCAACGCTTCTGCAGTacaggtgctgtctacactaagGACTGCAACACTATAGCCCCATCGCAGCAGGTCAGCTATCCTggccgctcacacacacacacacaccctgaaatGGGCAATGCAGGTTCTAGCTCCACCTGGGGCTGCTCCGGAGTTTGACTCTCTTCCTCGTCACATCTGCACCATCACATGAGACTCATGCATCAACACAGCATCGCACATGCCACCCCAATGCCTGCCATGCAAAATGCACAGCTCCTGACACATGGCATTCAGGTCCAGTCTACCCCAAGGGCTGCCACAGGGCATAAAACCATCTCCCAGTAGAATCACAAGCTGCCTTCACACACAGTAGCTCAGGTACTGGCATTCCCCTGCATGCACTACACCAGGCCTGGGGGTGCATGGGCCTCATCAtatgctggggcaggagcagccttgTCCCTCATGGTTACAAACATGGATGTCAGGTGCAGCCCCTAGTGCGTTGCCTCAACTCAGGGGTTCAGTCGCACTCACCAGCCTGCCTCTGGCGTGCGGATGCTGTCCACACTAGGAGTGGCAACAGTGAGAAGCCTTGTCCCAGATAGGAGCCATCTAGTGGCTGTGTCAAGACcaagggcaggggggcagctgtTCAAAAGGCAGCGTGTTTGGCAGATACACCCCAACCCCCACTTGTGGGAATGGGACTGAGCTGCACAAACAGCCCCTGGCAACCGCCCCATCACCAGCTCGCTGCCACGGGCGCTGTGCCCCAGCGGCTCCCCCggcccagaccccccacttgggctgcagcccagccccgtcTCGGgggaccccagcccagccccccttgggttccagcccagctccccccggTGCCCCCTCACCATGGCGCCGCCtcccggcccctgggccgcgctcAACCTGGCCAGGTACGGAGCCGGGCCCGGCCTCCCCGCGCTACGCATGCGCCAGTGCGGGACAGGCGCTACTTCCGGGAGGGGCGGTGGAGGCGTTCCTATGgcaatgggggcaggaggaagagggcgGGGCCGTTTCCGTGGCAACGGGGGCAAGAAGGAGGCGGCGGGGAGCTGGTGCTATGGCAACGGGGGCAAGAGTGAGTGGGAGGGGAGCCGCTCCCATAGCAAGGGTGGGCGGGTGCTGTGTCATGGGAACGGGGGAATGTATCCATGGCAACAGACCaaaagggaggggcgggggcaggaagggtCGGGGCTCTGCAGTGAGGCAGGCGGAGTGAGCGGggccccaggggaggggctgaatctggggggCTTGAGGGAGTGGATAGGGCTCGGtcaggaggggagggctgggggccatgGATGAGGAAGGGGACTCGGGGGAGGGAGCATGGCTGAGTGGAGAGGGAAACACAGAGCAGTGTGAGTTTAATAAAACCAGCCAGGCCCAGCAAAGGGGCCCATGGGGCACAGAGCCCATCCCAAGGGCCTTAGCACATCCCTGGCACCTAGCTCGGTCCAGGGAGGGATCATggcccccctgtggggctggtggTGCAGGGCCTGGAAGAGGTGTGCTCCTCTCTTACAGCCAGTGCTCACTCCACTGCTATGGGGCAtggctggccccagagcctgcTCATCAGATCTTGCTACAGCCTCCTTCCCAcaggctgggcccagggctcAGGCTAGGGAACAGGCACAGCCACAAGGCAAGGACCACACCATGTTTCCAtagatattttattaaaatatacataTGCACACCCACACACAAGCATGTTCCTTACAACTCACTGCTCCTGTTGGGCAATCCTGCTTCCATGCAGTAGGGATATAGGTCAGGCAAATCTATGGGGTCCCCCACATCCCTTGCCCAGCTTGCATAGGGAAAAGGCACACATTACTTTAAAGGCACTACTgcaatggagtctgggaggtggTAGTGGGCTATTTAGATTCCCACAgcacatactattcctttaatgCCAAAGGGGAAAATGCTAGGgttgagaaggaaaaaagaagggggtggaagggaatgATATACCTCAGCTGCCAGTCCCTTACCCAGCCACCATTGGATTATTTTTAGACATCCACTGATTTTTGGGGGGTGATGCGTACTGGCTGGTGAGAGCAACTAACCCCTGACCCTGATCtgcatgtgcagcactgctggggaCACGTGCCGATTGCTTCACCCAGCTTCCTGTACTGCCAGGGAGTGACGCAGGCAGAGAAGGCCCCCTGCAATAGGACTCTGTCTGGCTGCTAGAGAGCAGCTCTTGCAGGAAGTGGAGCATGCTCAGGGCTGGGTGGCTGACTGAGAGGCCCTCAGGGAGAGGTAACTGCATCTGTTTGTCCACACAAATCTTGGAGGAGGTGGTGATTAGTTTGTGCTTCCTATAGTGAACAAAGGTTATAGCAACATCTCTGGCCATACCTCAGCCATCCACCCTCTGGCCCAACATTCCTGCCCCTACCCCTCAAAAATGCAAACAAAGCTAGAAATATATTATATCCTCTACAATATATTACTCTTCCATACACTCATGCCCAGTCCAGGCCTCCCAGTACTCCTGAGAACAGGGTTCCTGAtaacaaaccccccccccccacctccaagagTGGGCGAGGTAGTAGCCTCCAGTGTAAACACTCAAATCCATGTGGGCCCTAAGCCCAAGCAAAGCAGGAATCACAAGAACCGAGTTGCTGGGAGTCAACGCCAGCCTGTGCCTGGAATTGCTGGTGGTGGTAGACAGTTCCAAGGGAAGTGGTCAGCGTGGGCAGCTGTCCTGTCAGTGGGGGTCGTGAACATGCTGCCCAAAACAGAGTAATCGCTTGAGCAGGACCCGATCTTGGCTCCCAGAGAGTCAAACTGAACAAGGCAGGCACCTGATGCtcaggcagaggggctgggggagcccctttCCCCAGAGATGGTTTGCTTCCCCGATTGCTCCCAGCGCAGGGTGTCCCTGAACTCAGGGTTCCATTACCTGTCCCATGAAGAGGATGGCACCTGGTGGGTAGAGAACGGAGTAAGGAGGAGAGTCATGAAAGTCACAACTTCCCCCTCCCAATCccactgcttcctccccccaataCAGCAGAGGTGGTCTGGCCAGTGGTAGGATGCTGGGGTACATGAAACCCATGGCTAAGCCGGTCCTGGAATTCCTCAAGCCAGGTTCTCCCCatctctgggagaggagtgtgtcCCAAACAGCTGGGGCCCAGGTTGGATCCTCACCTGTGGGGTTGTGGCGCACCACGAAGAGGAAGGGCCGGTCCATGATGATCTCCGGGGGTGCCATCCGGGCATAGACAATGGCAGCTGCAAGAGAGGAAGTGGAAGTCACCCCAGGGAGTCGGCTGGGCTGCCCCACACATGGATGGAGATGCCGGTTCCATTCCCCAGGGCCAGAGCTCACTGCCCTTGTGGGATAGGTCGTGATAGGAGGGAGACTCTTCAGCCAGGCCACAATGCACCCCctggctgccctccccccccccccccccccgagcgcacCCTGGGAGGCCACTGACCCTCTCACCTGTGGCTGATGAGGCTTTGGTGCCACTCTCGTTCACCTCAATCTTCACTTTCTGCAGTGCACGGGCCACATACAGCGACTCTTTGGCTGGAAGAGAATGAGTCATGAGCATGGGGTTCCAgggcattcccccacccccagtggcaTAGCAAGGGGGTGGCAATTGCCCCTACGTGCCACAGTAAGGGGAGtggtgccaatttagtcccctcTCCATTtccctgtcatccctcagctggccagctcctcctctgcctgctccactggctggagtctcctccctgcctctctgcccccagcccatagCCACTGGCAGGTTAGTGCATGCTGAGGCCAGCCCCAAACTGTAGGGAGCAGAGGAAGATGCAGTACAAACTCCCCCCTGTCCTCCCAGACTTGGGCTCAGCCATGTGCCCGATTCAGGGCCCAGCTGTGCAGAAGTGGTGGCGAGGTCCTGAGTGCATAACATCCTTGCTACGCCTCTGCCCACCCAGCACTCAAGAGGCAAAGAACAAGCAGGAGACAGAAGTGGCAGCGGGGGCAGCCTCTTCTCTGCACAGAGGCAAAGCCCTCACCTGAGAGGCTGGTGAAGTCTGCAGTGCCAGGTTGGAAGACATCTCTAATGCCCAGCTGCTGCAAGGGCCAGTGCAAGTTGGACTCTGTCTCCAGGGAGAACCTGTAGGGGGCAAACAGGatcagcaaaggggggagggggggaaatgagaGACATGTTCAGCACCCCCTCCAGCAGCATGGGCATGTAAAAGCCCACCTGTGCAAAGGACTCATCTAGTGCCCtgactagcagagcacccacagccagcagcatgtatctactggtggtgcatgtcTGCACATGACTGTGCATAGAACaaaattttgcacatggatggaaattagagggaacactgcccaggaGTCTTGGCTCCCAGTCCATCCTGAACCCACCAAacccagattccctcccagagctagggagAGGGCCCAGGAATCCCAGCTTCAGAATGAGGCTGGTGCAGGTAGGGGGTAGTTCTTACTTGGGAAGCACAAGCAGCCGGGCCACCCGGGTCATGTTGCTTTTCCACTCTCCCACCAGCCGTGCATCAATAACCTGGGTCAGGGTGGCCAGGGGCACGTTGCGTTGGTATGGGGCAGCGATCAGCATGCTGAGTGTGTCCCCATGGTATGGCAGCTCCACTACATCGTATTCTACTCCATCTGGGGTGGAGAATTCACCTGGGTGGGGAGAGCTAGGTTAAGTGGTTGGGTGTGGTGCAGGTCATTCTGCCCCTTTCCTTtgggggagcagagagcagaaGAGATTCCAGGAAAGGTTGAATTTAGATGGTCTCAGCCCAGAGAGTGGGGAAGAGGCTGCAGAGAAAGCTCGAGACCTGCCCACCTCCCTCTCACCATAGTTGAACTTGGCTGTCTGCTCCATCATGGGCACCGCCATGCTGCTCCCATCCGGCTTGTGGAAGACACGGTGGCGTGTGGCTGCCTCTGGAAAAGGCAGCTTCCAGAGCCCTTTGAAATACACAGCATTCACCAGCACCAAGCGGGTCAGGTCATCcacagtgcccaggggcaggaagTCACTGATCATCCCTGAAACCATAGCAAAGAGTGTCAGAGACCAACAAAActcaggaatcctggctccctgctgtgtgcgcacaccccccccaacccaccccagccagggacaggacccaggcatcctggccgCTCACCGTGGGTGCTAGTCCGGACCCAGTCATTGACGATGAAGCGTGCCCGCTCACACTCTGTGAAGTTGACCTGCTTGACGGTCTGGCGAAAGACCCGGGCGAACATCTTCATGAAGCCAGGAGTCAGTTCAAGATCCCGCTGCACAAACAGCGCATCAGCCACATCCACCCTGTCCTGGTTCCATGGGGCTGTCAGCTCTCTGTGCAGCCAccgcagggcctggggggcaccTCGCTCTGCAAGGGAGGGACAACTTGTCAGGACAATGCAACATTAATAACACAGTGGGCAAGATCTGGCCCATcaagccccacagcctgccctactgctcccctgcccccaggccaatcaagacatGGTGGCAGGGGAGTGTGCAATGTCAATGCTTTGAACAGCCCAAGCAGCTGgtggcttcccccccaccccatgcaatGTCTAGAGGGAGCcatcagctgttctgaacagcaaGTTACTTTGTGACCCTCCAGGAGGAAGAATGAAGGGCTGTCTGGTGGCTAGACCAGGGCtacacaactttggaagccccaggagccacaatgatactcacagcacatgccgagggccacaacttaagtgtggttgtatatacatacaaatactttccacactgacaggcatgaatacaataACGCCCACAATGCTGcagcgctcccggcacctcctccctgagggctagaaacgctgtacccgtctgttccagcctgCCCATCCACTTGTGTTTTTCAATGCTTACCCTGCCTGGGAGCTGCTTTGTTGTTGTTCAGAGGATCCCATCCGTGGGCCACAAGTTgaaccccatgtaaacccaagCCACCCCACGGGCCACAAAGAAAAGGGCTGTGGGCtatatgttgagtagccctgaccactccacaggccacatgttgaggaGCCCtgacctagagggaaccaccagctgttcaagacagctggcagttccctctaggcactgcatacccctggcagggcagggggagcacaaAGTCTCTTCCCCTTCCAGGAGGCATGGCACCTAGGGGGAACCACCTCTTCtgactgaggccccacccttctggGAGGCTCCATGATCACAAACCAGTTTGTGAAATGGCTCCTCTGcaaaacttattgcccacccctggttaaTACTACAAGCCCCTCGCCCAGTGTGCAaaggcagctgcctctggggtggggtatCTGGTTATACAACATTCTGTTGTTCAGAGCCAatatgcagccacctctgggggtgggggcagttggTTACACAGGGACCTGTTGCCTGGCACTAAGATGCACCCACCTCTGGAACGGGATGGGCACTTACACAGGGAGTGGAGATGCCTGGCCCTGGAGGTGGCTGCAGCTGGCTACAACTGAGATGCTTTGGGGCCCCAGTAATGCTGATGGGGATACCACCACTTCCCTAGCCACTTACCAGTCACCCCGTATTCCATGGCTGCCTTGATCTGACTccggctctccccagcagccGCCATCTGCAGCATGCCCAGCACGGAGGCCACGCCGAACGGCGAGAAAGCGACATTACGATCCGAGGAAGCCTTGACCACCTCCCGGAAAACCCTCACCCCAAAGTCAGCAGAGAGCTGGGCCACGCGGGAGCCAGCAGGGCGGCTCAGAGGGCTGGCCACGCAGAGGAGGGCCGTGCAGGCCAGAACCACTAGTGGGAGCTGCATCCTAAAGGGAGAAAACAGGAAAGTtagaaaagaacccaggagtcccggctctgACCCCCGAGCTGGGCAAAGAGCGCAGCCGGGACGCGGCgtacccctctcccaggcccGCAGTAGGGAGCCCGGTAGGCGTCGCCGCACCGCTGGCTGCCTCACCTAGAGACTTGTCGAAGCCGGAGACTTGCGAAGTGTCTGGCCCCGTCGCCTTTTATCCGCTCGCCGTGCGCCCAAGGCGCGGAAAACCGCGATGAACTCATCGCCCCCGCGCCTCCTCCTACCCCGGGGGGAGCCAACAGCCCGGCCCGGGTCCTAGCGCCCGCTCTTTGCGGGGGCGAGTGGACCGGGGTGGCGGGATTCTCTGCCACGCCCCCTCTGCCTGTTGCGCTCCCCGGGGTGGCATCAGAGGGCAGGCGTGGCCCGTGGCCCGAGGCGCTTAGCATGCCCCCAACCGCCTCCCCGCCGTCCTCACGGGCTCCGGAGTATCGCCCAGGTAAAGGAGGGACAGAGCCCCTCTTGCTGCCCCCAAAGCAAGTCACCCCCATGCACAGCCCCCTTGTGTTACCCCTAGTGTGTGtcacccccagggcagggcagggcaggcccccagagcagtatttctcaacccgTGGCACCAGTACCTTTACTCAagagaagtgtggggggggggggggagtacatcaacacaactgaaattttgctttaagttttacagcactttattatttttgtaatttttacacccaaaaatttcatcaccctgCCAGCTAtggttaagttgtttaaacaaatgtgttgcaatggtagaaaaaaattgtgtctgaaaacagtAGGTACTGGAGGGGTAGgtactatattaaaaaaaaggttgagaaacactgccccagaGACCCACTTTCTGTTGTATCCCCTACTACATGTCAGAAGGGAGGACAtgctggggagcagagctgggtcaGACGTaggtgcaggttggggggctgaACTGTAGGCTGTTGCTATAGGGAAACTCTGGAACAAAATAAACACAATTTGTTTTTCCAGCTGGGAGCAAAGCCAAAAGGGTTaaagggtgtatgtgtgtgtcagacaggcctggctctgtgtgtgtgtgtgagtgtgagagagagagagagagagagagaggtcttcctgtgtgtgtgtgatttggtATGGAGGGCTGGACATCTCTGTCCACCTGGGGAGGCTGGGTGTGTGTTGGGGAGGAGGAAACAGGGTGCCTCCATACACgtgtggggggctgggtgtctgtgtgtgtgtggtggggctggggaaggtgtGTTCAGGAGGTACGTGGTATTTGGGGGTTTGGGAGGAGTGTTAGATCTTCCTTAGTGACCCCAGCCCAACCCAGTGCCCCCCAATTCAGTTTCCCAGTGCCCAGCCCCGCTACAGGAGGCTCTGGCTTGGCAGGGAATGGGGCCATTGAGTGTGCCCATGAGCCATGGGACTCATGCCCCAGATGATAGTGACACTGCCCCCCAAATCCGCCACCTCCTGATCCCAAACCTGGCCTCTGAGTGTATGAGCCACCCCAGCTGGGCAGAGGATTTTCtggaaacccccctcccccgatccAGCCTCCTCTGGGCCACAAAGGGGGTGTGGTGGGAGGGGCTTTGGGTTTTCCTGCCCAGCATTCGAGAGGGAGACACCTTGTGGAGAGGGTAGAGGAGGGCAGTGGGTGATCCGGGGTGAGACTGGGACATTgggtgaagtggggggggggggtgtctgggtcTAGGGTGTCCCAGCCTAGGGGCAGTGGGGCACAGGATCCAGAGGAaggggttctctccccagcttggggaggggcaggaagaggggtgCCTTAGAGcacgggagccaggactcctgagctCTCACCCAGCTCTGGGAGTGCAGTGGTGGCTTAAGTTTTGGGGAACATTCCCACATCCTTGCTCTCAGTACTGCCAAGCCCCCCATCCTGCCAGGTCCAACCAGTCCTGTATTGCTCTGTGCCCCCCACCAGGCTCCAGTTGCTGGATAACagcctcccagctcccttccccagctTAGCACTCTGCAGGGACAATGCCCAGGGTAGGGGCTGTGAGCTTAAGAGAGGGACTTGGCCCCAAGGGAGCatcaacccctccccccgaagTGTCCCCGCCAGTGGTGAGCCAGATGTTCCCATAGCATCCTGTCATTGCAACCACTGCCCCCTCAATGACCCCAATGCAGGGCTGATGTCAAGCCCTTCCTGTGGGGGATGGAGAGGCTGCCTGCCCATGGGGATCTTGTAAGAGGAGCTGGAATGTTGATAaagacaggcagcagcatggagacaAAGGGGGCATGAAcccagctgggagtgggggcagcatgTGACTCCCAGCTTCTGTTTCTGCTCTTGGCCAGGCACCAACCTGCTCCAAAAGTAGCCCTTGGCACTCACTTCCCTGGCTGAGAAATTCGcaacccagcccttcccccacatgcCTGGGTTCCACCCCAGATGGGAgaggagtgggtgctgggggcagggggtgtcagagcagcaggggagggggagtctggggagggggaatctggCAGGTTGTGTACAGAGAATCACTTTGGCCAGCCCCACATTGACCCTTCACATCCCATCCCAGGTGTGACTGGACGGGCAGGAGCGGGTGGGATCTGGCGGCTGAAAGATTGGGGAACACTGGGTTTGGTGTGGAGCAGGGGAGATGCTGGGGGGGATTGTCAGTTCCATtctcagagctgcctctgggctttGCTCTTCCGGCTCCTGAGTGcaagccagcccccctgccacagcTCTGATCCTGGGGTTCCCCAGTTCCATGGGACATCCCCCCCCTCCCGGAACACTGGGGCAGCAGCCtgacccctccctgcagagcctggGGACTGGCTCCGCCAAGGCTTTGCAGACAAAGAGGAGACCCAGGCACAGGTCCTATGctgtctcctggctgggggagaggggctttgCCGCAGGCGAAGGTGGCATCACTAGTGTGATGTGGCGGGCAGAGGGGCTGCAACAGGAGATGGGCACAGGGGCTGCATACAAAGGATGTGGGTGGGGGCTTGGGGCTGTCTTTGGGAGTCCTTACTCCCATGCCGCTCCACAGCTGTGGCTTCTGCACTCCTCACACATCCGGTCCCCATATCGCTGTGGCCAGACCCAGCTACTGGGGAACCAGCACGTTTCCCAAGTCGCCAGCAGCCCCCGTCAGGGCATTGCGAGCCATGTGGAGACACAGGGACAGTGCTGGTGCACCACATCCCACACCGTATCAGTGACCCTctgccagccctcccctcccagagagagaagccaggagttctggctcccagcccccctgctctaacgaCTAGCCCCACATCCCCTGCCAGAGCTGGGCTGTCTCTGAGCCCGTGGGTCGGGAATGCCGGCTCAGCCTTGGTCACTGTGGGGAGCTCAGCCAGGGTCTGACTGGTGAGTGGCCAGGATGGAATGTTCCGCGTCGCCCCCTCATCCAGTCAGTAGCTACAGAGTCCCCAGCCTGCCAGGCCCTGGGAACCTGGACGGTTCCTCCCTCCAGCTCTgacaggggagcgggggctggtgGGTTAGCGTGAGGAGCgggggggccaggactcccgggTTGTCTCTTTGTGTCTGCGAGGGGAGAGGTGTCTGGGGgttggtggggctgggagccaggactcctgggttctcgccAACTCCAGGAGAGTAGTGCGGGCCAGTGGTTAGAGTGAAGagcggctctggggctgggctggatccaaccctTCCAAGCCCAGAGTTATTTCTGCCGCTGGGGGCGAGGGCGGTGGAATCCCTCAAACATCAAGAACTTTCCACAAGTCTGGGAACGTGTTTGGGGAGCTAAAAATAGGCAGCGAGGTCATTACATCCGGACTGA includes:
- the AP1S1 gene encoding AP-1 complex subunit sigma-1A, which gives rise to MRSAGRPGPAPYLARLSAAQGPGGGAMMRFMLLFSRQGKLRLQKWYLATSDKEKKKMVRELMQVVLARKPKMCSFLEWRDLKVVYKRYASLYFCCAIEGQDNELITLELIHRYVELLDKYFGSVCELDIIFNFEKAYFILDEFLMGGEIQDTSKKSVLKAIEQADLLQEEDESPRSVLEEMGLA
- the SERPINE1 gene encoding plasminogen activator inhibitor 1; this encodes MSSSRFSAPWAHGERIKGDGARHFASLRLRQVSRMQLPLVVLACTALLCVASPLSRPAGSRVAQLSADFGVRVFREVVKASSDRNVAFSPFGVASVLGMLQMAAAGESRSQIKAAMEYGVTERGAPQALRWLHRELTAPWNQDRVDVADALFVQRDLELTPGFMKMFARVFRQTVKQVNFTECERARFIVNDWVRTSTHGMISDFLPLGTVDDLTRLVLVNAVYFKGLWKLPFPEAATRHRVFHKPDGSSMAVPMMEQTAKFNYGEFSTPDGVEYDVVELPYHGDTLSMLIAAPYQRNVPLATLTQVIDARLVGEWKSNMTRVARLLVLPKFSLETESNLHWPLQQLGIRDVFQPGTADFTSLSAKESLYVARALQKVKIEVNESGTKASSATAAIVYARMAPPEIIMDRPFLFVVRHNPTGAILFMGQVMEP